GTCATGCAGGGTGTCGGCGTGATCGGCCGCATAGAGCGCCGCGCCGGCATTGAGCACGATGATCTCGGCGGCCTTCTGGCCGGCCTCGCTCTTGCGGCGGCCCAAGGCATCGCGAATCAGTTCCAGGGACTGCTCGGCGCCCTCGACGGTCAGGCCGATCAGGCTCTGGCTCTTGATGCCGAAATCCTCGGGCTGGATGCGATACTCGCTGACCACGCCACTCTTCAGCTCGGCGACGAAGGTCGGCGCCGCCAGGCTGATCTCGTCGAGACCGTCCTGGGCGTGCACCACCAGCACGTGTTCGCTGCCCAGGCGCTGCAGCACCTCGGCCATCGGCCGGCACAATGCCTGGCTGAACACGCCGACCACCTGGTGTCTGGCGCCGGCCGGATTGGTCATCGGCCCGAGCATGTTGAACAGCGTGCGCAAACCCAGCTCGCGACGCGGGCCGATGGCATGCTTCATGGCGCCATGGTGGGACGGGGCGAACATGAAGCCGACGCCGACGGTCTCTACGCAGCGCGCCACCTGCACCGGAGTGAGCCCCAGGTAGATACCGGCAGCTTCGAGCAGGTCGGCGCTGCCGCTCTTGCCCGACACCGCGCGGTTGCCGTGCTTGGCCACCTTGCCGCCCGCTGCCGCGACGACGAAGGCCGCGGCGGTGGAGACGTTGAAGATGTTCATACCGTCGCCACCGGTGCCGCAGGTGTCCACCAGGCGCTCGGCGGCGATCTCCACCGGCGAGGCAAGTTCGCGCATCACGCTGGCGGCGCCGACGATCTCGTCGATGGTTTCGCTCTTCATGCGCATGCCCATCAGGAACGCGCCGATCTGCGCGTCGGTGCACTGGCCGGTCATGATTTCGCGCATCACATCGCGCATTTCCTCGGTGCTCAGGTCGAGCTGGGCGACGATGCGGTTGAGGGCTTCCTTGATGTTCATGGGCGCACGCCTCCGGTCTGCTTGAGGAAGTTGGCAAACAGTTCGTGGCCTTGCTCGGTCAGGATCGATTCGGGATGGAACTGCACGCCCTCGACGTTCAGGGTCTTGTGGCGCAGGCCCATGATCTCGTCGACGGTGCCGTCCTCGTGCTGCGTCCAGGCGGTTACCTCGAGGCAGTCGGGCAGGGTCTCGCGCTTGACCACCAACGAGTGGTAGCGGGTCACGGTCACCGGCATCGCCAGGCCGGCGAACACGCCCTTGTTCTCGTGAAATACCGGGCTGGTCTTGCCATGCATCACCTGGCGTGCGCGTACCACGTCGCCGCCATAGGCCTGGCCGATGCTCTGGTGGCCCAGGCAGACGCCGAGGATCGGCAGCTTGCCGGCGAAATGCAGGATGGCCTCGATGGACACGCCCGCTTCGGTTGGCGTGCAGGGGCCGGGGGAGACGACGATGCGCTCGGGCCCCAAGGTCTCGATCTCGGCGATGGTCAGCTCGTCATTGCGGATGACGTGGACATCGGCACCCAGTTCGCCCAGGTACTGCACCACGTTGTAGGTAAAGGAATCGTAGTTGTCGATCATCAGCAGCATGTTGGATTTAACCCTTTGATGGACTGCTCTTGAGCCAGTCGCCCCGGTTTCGATATCCCCTCCTGTCTTCCAGGCTTCTACGGCTGGGAGAATGTCTGTTGAGGGTTCGAGCAGGGCAGAGAGAATCGTCCGGCTGGGCCGGAGAAAAGATCAGGCGCGCCAACGCCAACGGGCGTGGGCTTTGATGAGGCGCATCAGAAGGGTGCTGCTGGCGTTCACGAAGGAGGTCTCGCGTTTATCTTGCAGCACAGTAGCCCAGCAGAGCCTTGGCGTGCAACTGGCACAGCGCTCTGGACAGACAAGAGATCAGCGCTTTACGTCAGCTGAACCACACGCCGTTATTGGCCGACCTCGCTACCTCCTGGCAGACGCTCGGGGGCTTGCCGGTGCTGTCCAGGCGCAGCCGCGGACAACGCAGCTGCTGCTCGACCTGCTGGAGCACAGCGTGTAGAGCGCCATCCCCTACACCTGCCGCTTGCCGTGGTGATCGAGTAGAACGATCCGCACGCCCTGAGCGGGTCAGGCGCTGGCAACGTCAATGAGCCGCAGAGCGGGCCGGTGCCGGACG
Above is a genomic segment from Pseudomonas argentinensis containing:
- the trpD gene encoding anthranilate phosphoribosyltransferase — encoded protein: MNIKEALNRIVAQLDLSTEEMRDVMREIMTGQCTDAQIGAFLMGMRMKSETIDEIVGAASVMRELASPVEIAAERLVDTCGTGGDGMNIFNVSTAAAFVVAAAGGKVAKHGNRAVSGKSGSADLLEAAGIYLGLTPVQVARCVETVGVGFMFAPSHHGAMKHAIGPRRELGLRTLFNMLGPMTNPAGARHQVVGVFSQALCRPMAEVLQRLGSEHVLVVHAQDGLDEISLAAPTFVAELKSGVVSEYRIQPEDFGIKSQSLIGLTVEGAEQSLELIRDALGRRKSEAGQKAAEIIVLNAGAALYAADHADTLHDGMSLAHDALHTGLAREKMEELVSFTAVFKQENEG
- a CDS encoding aminodeoxychorismate/anthranilate synthase component II, whose amino-acid sequence is MLLMIDNYDSFTYNVVQYLGELGADVHVIRNDELTIAEIETLGPERIVVSPGPCTPTEAGVSIEAILHFAGKLPILGVCLGHQSIGQAYGGDVVRARQVMHGKTSPVFHENKGVFAGLAMPVTVTRYHSLVVKRETLPDCLEVTAWTQHEDGTVDEIMGLRHKTLNVEGVQFHPESILTEQGHELFANFLKQTGGVRP